In a single window of the Sulfitobacter indolifex genome:
- a CDS encoding AAA family ATPase: MYTHADLAKLQAQSLKMQGFIRQQTYSPEMEKTLRRFSSWEVAELILKINPSTFRGRLAADPSLPEGQVEEEGRQRWYALEEINELRRKLKIKGRSLMPARPAGKRAIRAAIANFKGGAGKSTVALHFAHAAALDGYRVLAVDFDPQATLSHSMGLSDVSEEVTVWGIMARDLIRETERINATSGGAESGAVLPQRRLPPSVTGMGLNDLRATDFIKPTSWPTIDIIPSCANAAFVEFASAQYRHMNPEWSFFAAVSRYLDQLPDDAYDLIIFDCPPAIGYQSMNAVFAADVLYIPSGPGYWEYDSTTSFIGQLSEALEDLGRFRGRLPSGTNPDKVFADLRFLLTRFEPNNDLHRAMQSAFHQVFKSHVAEHPIEMTRAVEQSGRFLSSIYEMDYRQMTRETWRRARISFDRAYDEFQSTLVNAWEKLED; the protein is encoded by the coding sequence ATGTACACCCACGCTGATTTGGCGAAATTGCAGGCCCAGTCACTTAAGATGCAAGGGTTCATCCGGCAGCAGACATATTCCCCCGAAATGGAGAAGACTTTGCGTCGCTTCTCAAGTTGGGAGGTCGCCGAGTTGATTCTCAAGATAAACCCCTCGACCTTTCGCGGCCGCCTTGCGGCGGATCCTTCCCTGCCTGAGGGGCAAGTAGAGGAAGAAGGCCGCCAGCGCTGGTACGCGTTGGAAGAGATCAATGAGCTGCGGCGGAAACTTAAGATAAAGGGCCGCTCCCTCATGCCAGCACGCCCCGCTGGCAAACGCGCAATCCGCGCTGCGATTGCGAACTTTAAAGGAGGTGCAGGCAAGAGTACCGTCGCATTACACTTTGCCCATGCCGCCGCCCTTGATGGCTATCGCGTGCTCGCGGTGGACTTTGATCCGCAAGCGACGCTCAGCCATTCAATGGGCCTTTCTGACGTTTCTGAAGAGGTTACCGTCTGGGGGATTATGGCCCGCGATCTGATCCGCGAGACCGAGCGCATAAACGCAACTTCTGGCGGGGCCGAGAGCGGAGCCGTCCTGCCCCAACGCAGGCTGCCGCCTTCGGTAACTGGCATGGGATTAAACGATCTGCGCGCCACCGATTTCATCAAGCCGACAAGCTGGCCTACCATCGACATTATCCCTAGCTGTGCCAACGCAGCTTTTGTCGAATTCGCCAGCGCCCAGTATCGGCATATGAACCCCGAATGGTCCTTCTTTGCGGCTGTGTCACGTTACCTTGACCAGCTGCCGGATGACGCTTACGACCTTATCATTTTCGATTGCCCGCCCGCGATTGGATACCAATCGATGAACGCGGTGTTTGCGGCGGATGTGCTCTATATCCCCTCCGGTCCCGGCTATTGGGAGTATGACAGCACCACAAGTTTCATAGGTCAGCTCTCGGAAGCGTTGGAAGACTTGGGCCGGTTCCGCGGGCGGCTTCCGTCGGGCACCAATCCCGACAAGGTCTTTGCGGATCTTCGTTTCTTGCTGACACGTTTTGAACCGAACAATGATCTGCACCGTGCGATGCAGTCAGCCTTTCATCAGGTTTTCAAGTCGCATGTGGCAGAGCATCCGATCGAGATGACCCGTGCGGTTGAACAATCGGGGCGCTTCCTGTCGTCAATTTATGAGATGGATTACCGACAGATGACGCGGGAAACATGGCGGCGGGCGCGGATATCCTTTGATCGCGCTTATGACGAATTCCAATCCACGCTCGTCAATGCGTGGGAAAAGCTGGAGGATTGA
- a CDS encoding ParB/RepB/Spo0J family partition protein yields the protein MAKKRSVFDINFELDAEEEAAEFPAGNQRALETKAYSVPGHPLQNHESAPPRRGPMASAIAETADATRERDNAEAAIRAENDALAHEHVRLKKLGLITDLIQTSEVMTSKLTRDRSANLDPELDELKESIKAVGLSNPIRVEKTDGGFELIQGFRRLSAFRQLAEETGDPRYTRIPAAMVPRGEPLVGLYRKMVDENLIRKDLSFGEMAQLALSYSRDEGIEVGEAVSTLYASALKQKRTYIRQFARILEALEGTVRYPEVIPRALGLDLYKLIDGQPGRARELAARLLAVPDRDKDAEMGVFRDALAGQKKSGAREVKSVSKTSLKMGRPEGQARVTASDGKLELRLERDFSAIPRARLQKGIEAFLAALDDEG from the coding sequence ATGGCTAAGAAACGCTCTGTCTTTGACATTAACTTTGAACTCGACGCAGAAGAGGAGGCGGCGGAGTTCCCCGCGGGGAACCAGCGCGCGCTTGAGACGAAGGCCTATAGCGTTCCAGGCCATCCGTTGCAAAACCACGAATCAGCCCCGCCGCGACGGGGGCCTATGGCCAGTGCGATTGCCGAAACTGCCGATGCCACCCGTGAACGCGACAACGCCGAAGCGGCAATCCGTGCAGAGAATGACGCCCTTGCCCATGAGCACGTGCGGCTCAAGAAGTTAGGTTTAATCACTGATTTGATCCAGACCTCTGAGGTGATGACATCCAAGCTGACCCGTGACCGTTCTGCCAACCTGGACCCTGAACTTGACGAGCTAAAAGAGTCTATCAAGGCGGTCGGGCTTTCGAATCCGATCCGTGTAGAGAAGACCGATGGTGGCTTTGAACTTATTCAAGGCTTCCGTAGGCTTTCGGCTTTTCGGCAGTTAGCAGAAGAAACCGGTGATCCGCGCTACACCCGTATTCCCGCAGCCATGGTTCCCCGCGGGGAACCGTTGGTTGGGCTCTATCGCAAAATGGTGGATGAGAACCTAATCCGAAAGGACCTGTCCTTTGGGGAAATGGCGCAACTTGCCTTGTCTTATTCGCGGGACGAAGGGATCGAAGTGGGGGAGGCGGTCTCGACGCTCTATGCCTCTGCGCTCAAACAAAAGCGGACCTACATTCGGCAGTTTGCCCGCATCCTGGAAGCTTTGGAAGGGACGGTGCGCTATCCTGAAGTGATCCCCCGCGCGTTAGGGCTTGACCTTTATAAGTTGATCGATGGGCAGCCCGGAAGGGCAAGGGAACTTGCAGCACGGTTGCTTGCCGTTCCTGATCGGGACAAAGACGCAGAGATGGGGGTGTTTCGCGATGCGCTTGCCGGGCAGAAGAAATCAGGTGCGCGGGAGGTCAAATCAGTTTCCAAGACGTCACTGAAAATGGGCCGACCTGAAGGCCAAGCTCGTGTAACGGCATCAGACGGAAAACTCGAATTGCGGTTGGAGCGGGACTTTTCGGCGATTCCAAGGGCGCGGCTTCAGAAAGGCATTGAGGCATTCTTAGCCGCGCTTGACGACGAAGGTTGA
- the scpB gene encoding SMC-Scp complex subunit ScpB, with protein sequence MAKDRSGSELDCELADLPPELRWREWMRRIEAVLFASASPVPREDLARVVGQEAAVDLLIEDLTTDLNGRAFEVVKVAGGWIMRTRSAYAPAIRAAAEVGDQLLDLNEFDVAVLAAIAYHQPITRDGLRDIVGKEISRDLIDRLHARDLIGTGPRSPKRGAPYTFVTTEQFLVAFNLETLRDLPDKEQLEDAGFTADSDEADI encoded by the coding sequence ATGGCGAAGGATCGATCTGGGTCAGAGCTTGACTGCGAGCTTGCTGATCTTCCGCCAGAGCTGCGCTGGCGTGAATGGATGCGACGGATCGAAGCTGTGCTTTTTGCCTCTGCTTCACCTGTGCCGCGCGAGGATTTGGCGCGGGTGGTAGGGCAGGAGGCGGCAGTCGATCTGCTCATCGAGGACCTTACCACCGATCTCAACGGACGCGCGTTCGAAGTCGTTAAGGTGGCGGGTGGCTGGATAATGCGCACGCGATCTGCCTACGCCCCCGCAATCCGCGCGGCGGCTGAGGTGGGGGATCAGCTGCTCGACCTGAATGAATTCGACGTGGCGGTGCTGGCTGCGATCGCCTATCACCAGCCGATCACCCGCGACGGGCTGAGGGATATTGTCGGGAAAGAGATCAGCCGCGATTTGATTGATCGGCTCCATGCGCGGGATCTGATCGGTACTGGACCACGCTCGCCGAAACGTGGCGCGCCTTATACCTTCGTGACTACAGAGCAGTTCCTCGTCGCATTTAATCTGGAGACTTTGCGCGATCTGCCAGACAAGGAACAGTTGGAAGACGCGGGCTTCACTGCAGATAGCGACGAGGCTGACATATAA
- a CDS encoding peptide ABC transporter substrate-binding protein, whose amino-acid sequence MRFIAHLLGATSMTLLSSSMAFAQEGERGRDDQLNIIYWQAPSILNPYLSGGVKERDASSMVLEPLANADEKGELVPKLAVEIPTVENGGMTEDLTAITWKLKEGVTWSDGTPVTADDVKFTADYCMNPEGGCAQLSKFNDVKNVEVIDDRTITIHFDEPKPYPYLPFVGAASPILQAAQFADCTGAQAPSCTEENFNPIGSGPFVVTDFRPNDSIQLVANDNYRDPSKPAFAKLNFKGGGDAVSAARAVMETGEFDYAWDLLMAPDVLQTIAEGGTGKPIFEFGPLVERIEINMTNPSPDLPPETRATVEEPHPFLTDRRVRQAMSMAIDRGLLNEIGYGQAGRPTCNLVPAPPIYSSDNTECMTQDLDAAKALLDEAGWQDEDGDGVREKGGMRLSIVFQTSTNAVRQDFQALIKDWWNQIGIEVELRNIDASVFFGGDPGSPDTFPKFYADVEMYANLYDGTDPQAYLAQRRCGNEPKPSTQWQGENINRFCDEEYDTLLDELSRTSKIEERARLVKRLNDIITTESKSMLPLINRAAVAAQGNTLGGVKLNAWDSDLWNVADWYRTDG is encoded by the coding sequence ATGCGGTTCATAGCACATTTACTCGGAGCAACCTCGATGACCTTGCTGTCATCATCTATGGCGTTTGCCCAAGAGGGCGAGCGCGGTCGCGATGATCAACTCAACATTATCTACTGGCAAGCGCCCTCTATCTTGAACCCCTATCTATCCGGCGGTGTGAAAGAGCGCGATGCTTCCAGCATGGTGCTTGAGCCTTTGGCCAACGCGGACGAAAAGGGCGAGCTTGTTCCGAAACTGGCGGTCGAAATCCCAACGGTCGAGAACGGCGGCATGACCGAAGACTTAACGGCCATTACTTGGAAACTGAAAGAAGGGGTGACTTGGTCAGATGGAACACCTGTAACAGCCGACGATGTAAAATTCACGGCAGATTACTGTATGAACCCGGAAGGCGGCTGCGCTCAGCTTTCAAAGTTCAATGACGTCAAGAATGTCGAAGTCATTGATGATCGCACGATAACAATCCATTTCGATGAACCGAAACCTTACCCATATCTGCCTTTCGTCGGGGCGGCCTCGCCCATCCTTCAGGCTGCCCAGTTCGCGGACTGCACAGGTGCGCAGGCGCCGAGTTGCACAGAGGAGAACTTCAACCCGATTGGCAGCGGCCCCTTTGTGGTGACGGACTTCCGTCCCAACGACTCGATCCAGCTTGTTGCAAACGACAATTATCGTGATCCAAGCAAGCCCGCCTTTGCTAAGCTAAACTTTAAAGGCGGTGGAGACGCCGTTTCAGCCGCGCGCGCCGTAATGGAAACCGGTGAGTTTGATTACGCATGGGATTTGTTGATGGCACCTGACGTGCTACAAACAATCGCAGAGGGCGGTACGGGAAAGCCTATCTTTGAGTTCGGTCCCCTTGTCGAGCGGATCGAAATCAACATGACGAACCCTTCCCCGGACCTGCCGCCGGAAACGCGAGCCACGGTTGAGGAGCCACATCCGTTCCTGACAGACCGGCGCGTTCGGCAAGCCATGAGCATGGCAATCGACCGCGGCTTGCTCAACGAAATCGGTTACGGTCAGGCAGGTCGGCCAACCTGCAATCTGGTTCCCGCACCGCCGATTTATAGCTCTGACAACACCGAATGTATGACGCAGGATTTGGACGCTGCGAAAGCACTTTTGGATGAAGCAGGCTGGCAGGACGAAGACGGGGACGGCGTACGCGAGAAAGGCGGTATGCGACTGTCGATCGTGTTTCAGACCTCTACCAACGCCGTGCGTCAAGACTTTCAGGCGCTTATCAAAGACTGGTGGAACCAGATTGGTATTGAGGTCGAACTGCGCAACATCGACGCATCGGTCTTTTTCGGCGGCGATCCCGGCAGCCCCGACACGTTCCCCAAGTTCTATGCCGATGTCGAGATGTATGCGAACCTCTATGACGGCACCGACCCGCAAGCCTATCTCGCGCAGCGCCGTTGTGGGAATGAGCCAAAACCATCAACACAGTGGCAGGGCGAGAATATTAACCGCTTTTGCGACGAGGAATATGACACGCTTCTCGATGAGCTATCTCGCACCAGCAAGATCGAAGAGCGGGCGCGTCTGGTTAAACGTCTGAACGACATTATCACCACCGAAAGCAAATCCATGTTGCCGCTAATCAACCGCGCAGCGGTTGCCGCACAGGGCAACACCCTTGGTGGCGTAAAGCTGAACGCTTGGGACAGTGACCTGTGGAACGTTGCCGATTGGTATCGCACCGACGGTTAA
- a CDS encoding RidA family protein, with the protein MIRKFIAPLAAATALTATATFAQSSEVVRHGLPDSDFPILQAVEVPADATSVYLSGTVPEVADETAEKGSPEYFGDTATQTASVLASIEKKLAGIDLDMGDVIKMQAYLVAPEGSDGMDFEGFMKGYTQYFGTEEQPELPTRSVFEVAGLANPAWLVEIEVVAVRSGS; encoded by the coding sequence ATGATCCGCAAATTTATCGCCCCCCTCGCCGCGGCCACCGCGTTGACGGCCACCGCCACATTCGCACAAAGCTCAGAAGTTGTTCGCCATGGATTGCCGGATTCTGACTTTCCGATCCTGCAAGCGGTAGAGGTGCCAGCGGATGCCACTTCGGTTTATCTCAGCGGCACCGTGCCTGAGGTCGCTGATGAAACGGCAGAGAAAGGCTCGCCCGAATATTTCGGAGACACGGCAACCCAAACTGCCAGCGTGCTGGCGTCGATTGAGAAAAAGCTCGCCGGGATTGACCTTGATATGGGGGATGTCATCAAAATGCAGGCCTATCTCGTCGCTCCCGAAGGCAGCGATGGGATGGATTTTGAGGGCTTTATGAAGGGCTATACCCAATATTTCGGCACTGAGGAGCAACCTGAATTGCCAACCCGGTCGGTCTTTGAGGTTGCGGGATTGGCGAACCCGGCTTGGCTGGTTGAGATCGAAGTTGTGGCGGTCCGCTCCGGCTCGTAA
- a CDS encoding c-type cytochrome — protein MRQTFITAAIVGMLGTLPLYAQDDEVDTRTAQETESGETSSEVEARPQEREITAKADGGEWVEEYVSEDGEELYQSLCSGCHMADGSGAVGAGKYPALSGNPNLEFAGYATYIIINGQAAMPSFGHFLNDKQVLAITDYLQTNLGNDYEVDGTLDAVADARPAEPVDQNTEEHE, from the coding sequence ATGCGACAGACTTTTATCACAGCCGCGATCGTAGGTATGCTCGGCACGTTGCCGCTCTATGCCCAAGACGATGAAGTAGACACGCGCACCGCGCAAGAAACTGAATCGGGCGAGACCTCTTCCGAGGTCGAAGCACGGCCCCAAGAGCGTGAGATTACCGCCAAGGCAGATGGGGGTGAATGGGTTGAGGAATATGTCAGCGAGGATGGCGAGGAATTGTATCAATCGCTTTGCTCTGGCTGTCATATGGCCGATGGGTCAGGCGCAGTCGGGGCCGGGAAATACCCTGCGCTCAGCGGGAACCCGAACCTCGAATTCGCCGGTTACGCGACCTACATCATCATCAACGGTCAGGCTGCCATGCCCAGCTTCGGCCATTTCCTTAATGACAAGCAGGTGCTCGCGATTACCGACTATCTGCAAACTAACCTAGGCAATGACTATGAGGTCGATGGCACTCTTGATGCCGTGGCCGATGCCCGTCCCGCCGAACCAGTAGATCAGAATACGGAGGAACACGAATGA
- a CDS encoding flavin monoamine oxidase family protein, translated as MSEITRRNLLAMIGTAAGSIAMYHAMASMGFAAPSDYSGPIKLDGDPQGAKVLILGAGLAGLTAAYEMRAAGYEVEVLEFREKAGGRCWTLRSGDSYTELGGATQNVDFAEGNYINPGPWRLPHNHHAVLDYCKRLKVPLEPFIQLNYNSYLHKADAYGGKPQRLKDIKTDYRGQISELLAKAVNQGKLDELVTAEDREVLLESLRSFGVLNEQNEYIKSLETSHYRGYAKQPGGGVGAAPEASDLLNPQEVLQSRLWEYLATHETVDHQAPMFQPVGGMDGIAKGFEREVGDLITYNAKVISLQQDEIGVTVTWEDSAGGGQTTSKADYCVCTIPFSILGQIDHNLSGGLANAISSMYYSGSTKWGLEFKRRFWEEDEDIYGGISYTDLAIGQISYPSTGYFSDGPGVLLGGYTWRGENSYKFNAMEPDERLEWALRQGAKIHPQYRDEFKTGVSVVWHKVPWVLGCSGIWENRDDYDEAIKIDNRVVCAGEHLSYLPAWQEGAILSSLDAISRLHDKVING; from the coding sequence ATGAGTGAAATCACACGTCGCAATCTCTTGGCTATGATCGGAACTGCTGCGGGCAGTATCGCCATGTATCATGCCATGGCTTCAATGGGTTTCGCTGCCCCGTCGGACTATAGTGGTCCGATTAAGTTGGACGGCGATCCGCAGGGCGCAAAGGTGTTGATCCTTGGCGCCGGGCTTGCCGGGCTGACCGCTGCTTACGAAATGCGCGCGGCTGGCTATGAAGTCGAAGTGTTGGAGTTCCGCGAGAAGGCGGGCGGTCGATGCTGGACCCTGCGTTCGGGCGATAGCTACACAGAACTCGGCGGCGCCACGCAGAACGTCGATTTTGCTGAAGGCAACTACATCAACCCCGGCCCATGGCGGCTTCCACACAACCACCATGCTGTTCTGGATTATTGCAAGCGGCTCAAGGTGCCGCTGGAGCCATTTATCCAGTTGAACTACAACTCCTACCTTCACAAGGCGGATGCCTATGGCGGCAAGCCACAGCGTTTGAAGGACATCAAGACCGATTACCGCGGCCAGATTTCGGAATTGCTCGCCAAGGCCGTGAACCAAGGCAAACTGGACGAGCTGGTCACCGCAGAGGACCGGGAAGTCCTGTTGGAAAGCCTGCGTTCCTTCGGGGTGCTGAATGAGCAAAACGAATACATCAAGAGCTTGGAGACCAGCCACTACCGCGGCTACGCCAAACAGCCCGGCGGCGGTGTCGGCGCGGCACCTGAGGCATCGGACCTGCTGAACCCGCAGGAAGTCTTGCAGTCACGCCTGTGGGAATATCTTGCCACGCATGAGACTGTCGACCACCAAGCCCCCATGTTCCAGCCCGTCGGTGGGATGGACGGCATCGCCAAAGGGTTTGAGCGCGAGGTCGGAGATCTCATCACCTATAACGCCAAGGTCATCTCACTTCAGCAAGACGAGATTGGCGTGACTGTGACATGGGAAGACAGCGCCGGCGGCGGTCAAACGACGAGCAAGGCGGACTACTGCGTTTGTACCATCCCCTTCTCCATCCTCGGTCAGATTGACCATAATCTTTCGGGCGGTTTGGCGAATGCGATCAGTTCCATGTACTACAGTGGATCGACCAAATGGGGCCTCGAATTCAAGCGCCGTTTTTGGGAGGAAGACGAGGATATCTATGGCGGGATCAGCTATACCGATCTGGCCATCGGGCAGATCAGCTATCCTTCCACGGGTTATTTCTCAGATGGACCGGGTGTTCTTCTGGGCGGTTACACATGGCGCGGTGAAAACTCTTACAAGTTCAACGCGATGGAGCCTGATGAGCGGCTGGAATGGGCGCTGCGCCAAGGCGCCAAGATCCACCCGCAATACCGCGATGAGTTCAAAACCGGCGTGAGTGTTGTCTGGCACAAGGTGCCGTGGGTGCTGGGCTGCTCCGGCATCTGGGAAAACCGCGACGATTACGACGAAGCGATCAAGATCGACAATCGCGTGGTATGTGCGGGCGAGCATCTTTCCTATCTGCCAGCTTGGCAGGAAGGGGCCATCCTCTCCTCCCTCGATGCGATTTCGCGTCTCCATGACAAAGTAATCAACGGGTGA
- a CDS encoding multidrug effflux MFS transporter, translated as MSDLDHLADETTKKTPVRMSVRRVSLLGALFIATGPIAMALYTPAMAEIVSAYDTTSSLVKMTLTLYFGGFATAQLIAGPLSDALGRRPVIIGFMMIFVAASLLSLAAPTIESLIVARFVQGIGASAGVAISRALVRDLFEGDESSRIMNLMGIILAVAPALAPTLGGVLVTHAGWQSVFVAMMSFGIAVIAATVWGLRETVVPDRSRLNLRQLAQSYVTLMTNRHFMATSLTIAGAIGAIYALATILPFILMQVLGFTPTKFGLGMLMQSGSFFAGSLVVRQLMKHHSAYRLVVPGLGVILFGSALILTLLVGPPSFLRVMVPVAFYTFGIAFVMPAMSTAALAPFPNIAGAASSLMGFLQMGAGLLIGSLAALFDDPVVALAVLIPMMGTVASLSYVVYRMNPHLAEPEPRKEVISGPPAGRTWLPSKKK; from the coding sequence ATGAGTGATCTTGATCATCTGGCTGACGAAACCACAAAAAAAACACCCGTCCGAATGTCTGTGCGGCGGGTGAGTTTGCTTGGAGCGCTTTTCATCGCGACCGGGCCAATCGCCATGGCACTCTATACACCCGCAATGGCCGAGATCGTGTCGGCCTACGACACCACAAGCAGTTTGGTCAAAATGACCTTAACGCTCTACTTCGGAGGCTTTGCCACAGCACAGCTTATCGCGGGGCCGCTGTCGGACGCATTGGGCCGCCGTCCCGTGATTATCGGTTTCATGATGATCTTCGTTGCCGCCAGTTTGCTTTCCCTTGCGGCTCCTACGATTGAGTCCCTCATCGTCGCGCGATTTGTCCAGGGCATTGGCGCTAGCGCAGGTGTGGCGATCTCGCGGGCCTTGGTGCGAGACCTGTTCGAGGGCGACGAGTCTTCTCGTATTATGAACCTGATGGGGATAATTCTGGCCGTAGCGCCCGCCTTGGCACCTACTTTGGGTGGCGTCCTAGTGACCCACGCAGGATGGCAATCCGTGTTTGTGGCGATGATGTCCTTCGGTATTGCGGTGATTGCCGCCACTGTTTGGGGTCTGCGTGAAACTGTTGTTCCCGACCGCAGTCGGCTCAACCTGCGCCAGCTTGCCCAATCCTATGTGACACTTATGACGAACCGGCATTTTATGGCGACGTCACTTACCATAGCCGGGGCAATCGGGGCGATCTATGCGTTGGCGACGATCCTTCCCTTTATCCTCATGCAAGTCCTTGGTTTTACTCCGACCAAATTTGGGCTTGGGATGCTGATGCAATCGGGCAGCTTTTTCGCCGGTTCCTTGGTTGTTCGTCAGCTTATGAAACACCATAGCGCCTATCGACTGGTTGTCCCCGGTCTGGGGGTGATCCTTTTTGGCAGCGCGTTGATCCTGACACTGCTGGTGGGTCCGCCAAGTTTTCTAAGGGTGATGGTGCCGGTAGCCTTTTACACCTTCGGGATCGCATTCGTGATGCCCGCCATGTCCACCGCCGCACTGGCGCCTTTCCCAAATATTGCCGGCGCTGCGTCTTCGTTGATGGGCTTTTTGCAGATGGGCGCGGGGCTATTGATCGGCTCTTTGGCCGCCCTTTTCGACGATCCAGTGGTCGCTTTGGCGGTGCTGATCCCGATGATGGGCACGGTGGCAAGCCTGTCCTATGTTGTTTACCGTATGAACCCGCATTTGGCGGAGCCTGAACCGCGAAAAGAAGTCATCAGCGGCCCTCCGGCGGGGCGGACATGGCTGCCCTCGAAAAAGAAATAG
- a CDS encoding MarR family winged helix-turn-helix transcriptional regulator: MQQPIDTDISSFLLLDIARLLRLEFERRVGDAALGITPGEARTLANVARFGPLRQNDLANLTGLGAMSITSVLDSLETAGMVRRSVDPKDRRAKLVRVTDKAAPLLAELKAIGDDVKAVTRGDISADDWGAFRRMLKTARDNHLAARRSKRATGDVCA; the protein is encoded by the coding sequence ATGCAACAACCGATAGACACCGATATCTCCTCCTTTTTACTTTTGGATATCGCGCGCTTGCTGCGCTTGGAATTCGAGCGGAGGGTGGGTGATGCGGCACTTGGCATCACGCCGGGTGAGGCGCGGACATTGGCGAATGTGGCGCGCTTTGGTCCTTTGCGACAGAATGATCTGGCCAATCTGACCGGGTTAGGCGCGATGAGCATTACGAGCGTTCTGGACAGTCTCGAAACGGCTGGGATGGTGCGTCGAAGCGTCGATCCGAAAGATCGCCGCGCCAAACTGGTGCGGGTAACAGATAAAGCCGCGCCGCTGTTGGCAGAGCTAAAAGCCATCGGGGACGATGTCAAAGCCGTGACGCGGGGGGATATATCCGCCGATGACTGGGGGGCATTTCGCCGAATGCTTAAAACTGCCCGCGACAATCACCTCGCTGCGCGCCGCAGCAAACGTGCAACGGGGGATGTTTGCGCATGA
- a CDS encoding IS481 family transposase, with amino-acid sequence MGQVRHGSATTTHAVRAAIQRSQASLAQLSKELGINPKTVAKWRKRATVDDLKTGPKEPRSTILTEAEEAMVVAFRRHTLLPLDDCLYALQPSLPHLTRSALHRCLQRHGISRLPDVEGDKPKRQKFKRYPVGFFHIDIAEVQTVEGKLYLFVGIDRTSKFAVTQLVDKADRKTAWEFLERLLQSVPYRIHTILTDNGIQFAEQPRNRNTAYSWQMRFDMICEANGIEHRLTKPNHPWTNGQVERMNRTIKEATVKRYHYDSHDQLRTHLADLMDAYNFARRLKTLNGLTPYEYICKIWTSEPDRFIINPIHQMPGLNT; translated from the coding sequence ATGGGACAAGTTCGTCACGGGAGCGCCACGACAACGCACGCCGTCAGAGCTGCAATACAGCGATCGCAAGCTTCGCTCGCGCAGTTAAGTAAGGAGCTGGGCATCAACCCCAAGACCGTTGCGAAGTGGCGAAAGCGCGCGACTGTCGATGACTTGAAGACCGGGCCAAAGGAGCCGCGTTCAACCATTCTCACCGAAGCTGAGGAGGCAATGGTCGTCGCATTCCGACGACACACGCTGCTGCCGCTGGATGATTGCCTCTATGCTCTTCAGCCATCGCTTCCGCATCTAACCCGATCGGCACTGCATCGTTGCCTTCAGCGGCACGGGATCTCTCGCTTGCCGGATGTCGAGGGCGACAAGCCTAAGCGCCAGAAGTTCAAGCGTTACCCGGTCGGCTTCTTTCATATCGATATCGCGGAGGTTCAGACGGTGGAGGGCAAGCTTTATCTCTTTGTGGGCATTGACCGGACCAGCAAATTTGCAGTCACGCAACTCGTGGATAAGGCGGATCGGAAGACAGCATGGGAGTTCCTCGAGCGCCTGCTTCAGTCAGTCCCCTATCGCATCCACACGATTCTGACTGATAACGGCATCCAATTCGCCGAGCAGCCCCGCAACCGGAACACAGCATACTCGTGGCAAATGCGCTTCGACATGATCTGCGAAGCAAATGGGATTGAACACCGGCTGACCAAGCCAAACCATCCGTGGACCAATGGCCAGGTCGAGCGGATGAACCGAACGATCAAGGAGGCGACAGTGAAACGATACCATTACGACAGCCATGATCAGCTGCGCACGCACCTCGCCGACCTCATGGACGCATATAACTTCGCACGCAGGCTAAAAACCCTGAACGGCCTCACACCCTACGAATACATCTGCAAAATCTGGACTTCAGAGCCAGATCGATTCATCATAAATCCGATCCACCAGATGCCGGGACTGAACACCTAG